From Streptomyces durmitorensis, a single genomic window includes:
- the hutH gene encoding histidine ammonia-lyase, with the protein MHTVVLGTSGTTAADVIAVARGNARIDLSAEAVTALAASREIVDALAAKPEPVYGVSTGFGALATRHIGPDLRAQLQRNIVRSHAAGMGPRVEREVVRALMFLRLKTVCSGRTGVRPEVAQTMADVLNAGITPVVHEYGSLGCSGDLAPLSHCALTLMGEGDAEGPDGELKPAGELLAAHGITPVELREKEGLALLNGTDGMLGMLVMALADLDALYKSADITAALTLEALLGTAKVLAPELHAIRPHPGQGASAANMLAVLAGSGLTGHHQDDAPRVQDAYSVRCAPQVAGAGRDTMAHARLVAERELAAAVDNPVVLPDGRVESNGNFHGAPVAYVLDFLAIAAADLGSITERRTDRLLDKNRSHGLPPFLADDAGVDSGLMIAQYTQAALVHEMKRLAVPSSADSIPSSAMQEDHVSMGWSAARKLRTAVDNLTRIVAIELYAATRAVELREGLTPAPATQAVIEAIRKAGVEGPGPDRFLAPDLAAADAFVRSGALLDAVEPVTGPLA; encoded by the coding sequence ATGCACACCGTGGTCCTGGGGACGTCCGGGACAACCGCAGCGGACGTCATCGCCGTCGCGCGCGGCAACGCCCGCATCGACCTCTCGGCCGAAGCCGTGACCGCCCTCGCCGCATCCCGCGAGATCGTCGACGCCCTCGCGGCCAAGCCCGAGCCGGTCTACGGCGTGTCGACCGGCTTCGGCGCCCTCGCCACCCGGCACATCGGCCCGGACCTCCGCGCCCAGCTGCAGCGCAACATCGTCCGCTCGCACGCGGCCGGGATGGGCCCGCGCGTGGAGCGCGAGGTCGTGCGCGCGCTGATGTTCCTGCGCCTGAAGACGGTCTGCTCCGGCCGTACGGGCGTGCGCCCCGAGGTCGCGCAGACCATGGCCGACGTGCTCAACGCGGGGATCACGCCCGTCGTCCACGAGTACGGCTCGCTCGGCTGCTCCGGCGACCTCGCACCGCTCAGCCACTGCGCGCTGACGCTCATGGGCGAGGGCGACGCCGAGGGCCCGGACGGCGAACTGAAGCCGGCGGGCGAGCTGCTCGCCGCGCACGGCATCACGCCGGTCGAGCTGCGTGAGAAGGAGGGCCTGGCTCTCCTGAACGGCACCGACGGCATGCTCGGCATGCTGGTGATGGCCCTCGCCGACCTCGACGCCCTTTACAAGTCCGCCGACATCACCGCGGCCCTCACCCTCGAAGCGCTCCTGGGCACCGCCAAGGTCCTCGCCCCCGAGCTGCACGCCATCCGGCCGCACCCGGGCCAGGGGGCTTCGGCCGCCAACATGCTCGCGGTCCTTGCCGGTTCGGGCCTGACAGGACATCACCAGGACGACGCGCCGCGCGTGCAGGACGCGTACTCCGTGCGGTGCGCGCCGCAGGTGGCGGGCGCGGGGCGCGACACGATGGCGCACGCGCGCCTGGTCGCCGAGCGTGAGCTCGCCGCCGCCGTCGACAACCCGGTGGTGCTGCCCGACGGCCGCGTCGAGTCGAACGGCAACTTCCACGGGGCGCCCGTCGCGTACGTCCTGGACTTCCTCGCGATCGCCGCCGCGGACCTCGGCTCGATCACCGAGCGCCGCACGGACCGCCTGCTCGACAAGAACCGCTCGCACGGCCTGCCGCCGTTCCTCGCGGACGACGCGGGCGTGGACTCGGGCCTCATGATCGCCCAGTACACGCAGGCGGCCCTTGTCCACGAGATGAAGCGGCTCGCGGTGCCGTCGTCGGCCGACTCGATCCCGTCCTCCGCGATGCAGGAGGACCATGTGTCGATGGGCTGGTCGGCGGCCCGCAAGCTCCGCACGGCGGTCGACAACCTCACCCGCATCGTCGCGATCGAGCTGTACGCGGCCACGCGCGCGGTCGAACTCCGCGAGGGCCTCACGCCGGCCCCGGCGACCCAGGCGGTCATCGAGGCGATCCGCAAGGCGGGCGTCGAGGGCCCGGGCCCGGACCGCTTCCTCGCGCCCGACCTGGCGGCGGCCGACGCGTTCGTGCGCTCCGGCGCGCTGCTCGACGCGGTGGAGCCGGTGACGGGTCCGCTGGCCTAG
- a CDS encoding GGDEF domain-containing protein gives MGEDLRLRAVVVLAQGMAAAHTPRESWRAAARGACRALAGNFAALSVWERDLGRLRVLVNVGERAEGEEEFPEREAYPVNEFPEITEFLHERWAGGGEPHAWVETARGPMDTSKAPAPGYCHQRVAALRRRGRGCCVVAPIVLHGRAWGELYVARPVGAPVFGREDADFATVLASVVAAGIAQTERLEEARRLAFTDSLTGLANRRAVDLRLEEAVERHRADGTVVSLVVCDVNGLKWVNDTQGHAVGDRLLERFGSVLSLCGAMLPGTLSARLGGDEFCLLSVGPAADEVVRVADELCLRAFELELGDGVACGVASTEDPIGEVRSARRLFRLADAAQYRAKAARAPKPVVAGREGADDPVVRLANSEGSRPAGERRRFRGREPEPRAPREGGRGAR, from the coding sequence ATGGGAGAGGATCTCCGGCTGCGGGCCGTGGTCGTGCTGGCGCAGGGGATGGCCGCCGCGCACACTCCGCGTGAGTCCTGGCGGGCCGCTGCCCGCGGCGCGTGCCGTGCGCTGGCGGGGAATTTCGCGGCCCTGTCCGTCTGGGAGCGCGATCTCGGGCGGCTGAGGGTGCTCGTGAACGTGGGCGAACGGGCCGAGGGGGAGGAAGAGTTCCCGGAGCGCGAGGCGTATCCGGTGAACGAGTTCCCGGAGATCACCGAGTTCCTGCACGAGCGCTGGGCGGGCGGCGGCGAGCCGCACGCCTGGGTCGAGACGGCGCGGGGACCGATGGATACGTCGAAGGCCCCCGCCCCTGGCTACTGCCATCAGCGCGTGGCCGCCCTGCGCAGGCGCGGGCGCGGCTGCTGCGTGGTCGCGCCGATCGTGCTGCACGGGCGGGCGTGGGGTGAGCTGTATGTGGCGCGCCCGGTGGGGGCGCCGGTCTTCGGCCGCGAGGACGCGGACTTCGCCACCGTGCTCGCCTCGGTCGTCGCGGCGGGCATCGCGCAGACCGAACGGCTGGAGGAGGCCCGCCGGCTCGCCTTCACCGACTCGCTGACGGGGCTCGCCAACCGGCGCGCGGTCGATCTGCGGCTTGAGGAGGCGGTGGAGCGCCACCGCGCTGACGGGACCGTGGTGAGCCTCGTCGTGTGTGACGTGAACGGGCTCAAGTGGGTCAACGACACCCAGGGCCACGCGGTCGGCGACCGCCTCCTCGAACGCTTCGGTTCGGTGCTCTCCCTGTGCGGGGCGATGCTGCCGGGGACCCTGTCCGCGCGGCTCGGCGGCGACGAGTTCTGCCTGCTCTCGGTGGGGCCCGCGGCCGATGAGGTGGTGCGGGTCGCCGATGAACTGTGCCTTCGCGCCTTCGAGTTGGAGCTGGGGGACGGTGTCGCGTGCGGGGTCGCCTCCACGGAGGACCCGATCGGCGAGGTCCGCTCGGCCCGCCGCCTGTTCCGCCTCGCGGACGCCGCCCAGTACCGAGCGAAGGCGGCCCGCGCGCCGAAGCCGGTCGTCGCGGGGCGCGAGGGTGCGGACGACCCGGTGGTGCGTCTCGCGAACTCGGAGGGGTCGCGCCCTGCGGGGGAGAGGCGCCGCTTCCGCGGGCGTGAGCCGGAGCCGCGGGCCCCCAGGGAAGGCGGTCGGGGGGCTCGGTGA
- a CDS encoding enoyl-CoA hydratase/isomerase family protein: MGDEQRFGEFVGVRRHGYVAELVLDRPKAMNAVSTDMARSIGSACAALAQDRDARVVVVTSTHERAFCVGADLKERNSFSDAELVRQRPTARAAYTGVLELPMPTVAALHGFALGGGFELALACDLIVADPTAVVGLPEVSVGVIPGGGGTQLLPRRVGAAGAAELIFTARRVEAAEARELGLVDHLVGEGDDRTEALALAARIAANSPVGLRAAKRALRLGHGLDLRAGLEVEDAAWRSVAFSGDRAEGVAAFNEKRKPDWPGE; encoded by the coding sequence ATGGGCGACGAGCAGCGCTTCGGGGAATTCGTCGGCGTCAGGCGGCACGGCTATGTCGCCGAGCTCGTCCTTGACCGGCCCAAGGCCATGAACGCCGTGTCCACGGACATGGCCCGCTCCATCGGCTCCGCCTGCGCCGCCCTCGCGCAGGACCGTGACGCCCGCGTCGTGGTCGTCACCTCCACCCATGAGCGGGCCTTCTGCGTCGGCGCCGACCTGAAGGAGCGCAACTCCTTCTCCGACGCCGAGTTGGTGCGCCAGCGGCCCACCGCACGGGCCGCCTACACCGGCGTACTCGAACTGCCCATGCCGACCGTCGCGGCCCTGCACGGCTTCGCGCTCGGCGGCGGGTTCGAGCTCGCGCTCGCCTGCGATCTCATCGTCGCCGACCCGACCGCCGTGGTCGGACTCCCCGAGGTGTCGGTCGGCGTGATCCCGGGCGGCGGCGGTACGCAGCTGCTGCCGCGCCGCGTGGGCGCGGCCGGGGCCGCCGAGTTGATCTTCACCGCGCGGCGTGTGGAGGCCGCCGAGGCGCGGGAGTTGGGGCTCGTCGATCACCTCGTGGGCGAGGGCGATGACCGTACGGAAGCGCTCGCGCTCGCCGCGCGGATCGCCGCCAACTCGCCCGTCGGGCTGCGCGCCGCCAAGCGCGCCCTGCGGCTGGGGCACGGGCTCGACCTGCGCGCCGGTCTTGAGGTCGAGGACGCGGCCTGGCGCTCGGTGGCCTTCTCCGGGGACCGGGCGGAGGGCGTCGCGGCGTTCAACGAGAAGCGGAAGCCGGACTGGCCCGGGGAGTGA
- a CDS encoding adenylate/guanylate cyclase domain-containing protein has protein sequence MTVDDTGSGTGASPDGEPGRTAGSVTHTFDSMDSGDEKPGDPEKDPLALRLEGLILGADRRYTPFQAARSAGVSMELASRFWRAMGFPDVGQAKALTEADVLALRRLAGLVEAGLLSEAMAVQVARSTGQTTARLAEWQIDSFLEGLTEPPEPGMTRTEVTYPLIELLLPELEEFLVYVWRRQLAAATGRVVQAADDEEMVDRRLAVGFADLVGFTRLTRRMEEEELGELVEAFETTAADLVAAHGGRLIKTLGDEVLYAADNAGVAAEIALRLIETMANDETMPELRVGIAFGTVTTRMGDVFGTTVNLASRLTSIAPRDAVLVDGALAEELTRTGDAPASETEAAEAAEAAEKEGSEPPSYRFALQPMWQRPVRGLGVVEPWLLARRG, from the coding sequence GTGACCGTCGACGACACGGGCTCCGGCACGGGTGCATCCCCCGACGGCGAGCCCGGACGTACCGCTGGGTCCGTCACCCATACGTTCGACTCGATGGACTCCGGGGACGAGAAGCCGGGGGACCCGGAGAAGGATCCCCTTGCCCTGCGTCTTGAGGGGCTGATCCTCGGCGCGGACCGCCGGTACACCCCGTTCCAGGCGGCCCGCAGCGCCGGCGTATCCATGGAGCTCGCCTCCCGCTTCTGGCGGGCCATGGGCTTCCCCGACGTCGGCCAGGCCAAGGCCCTGACCGAGGCGGACGTGCTCGCCCTGCGCCGCCTCGCAGGACTCGTCGAGGCGGGCCTGCTCAGCGAGGCGATGGCGGTGCAGGTGGCCCGGTCGACCGGGCAGACCACCGCCCGCCTGGCCGAATGGCAGATCGACTCCTTCCTGGAGGGTCTGACGGAGCCGCCCGAGCCCGGCATGACGCGGACCGAAGTGACCTATCCGTTGATAGAGCTTCTGCTGCCTGAGCTGGAGGAATTCCTCGTCTACGTGTGGCGGCGGCAGCTTGCCGCGGCCACCGGGCGCGTCGTGCAGGCCGCCGACGACGAGGAGATGGTCGACCGGCGGCTCGCCGTCGGGTTCGCCGACCTCGTCGGCTTCACCCGGCTCACCCGGCGCATGGAGGAGGAAGAACTCGGCGAGCTCGTCGAGGCCTTCGAGACCACCGCCGCGGACCTTGTCGCCGCACACGGCGGACGGCTCATCAAGACGCTGGGCGACGAAGTCCTGTACGCCGCCGACAACGCGGGCGTGGCCGCGGAGATCGCCCTGCGGCTCATCGAGACCATGGCGAACGACGAGACGATGCCCGAGCTGCGCGTAGGCATCGCCTTCGGCACGGTCACGACGCGGATGGGCGATGTGTTCGGCACGACGGTGAATCTCGCCAGCCGCCTCACCTCGATAGCGCCTCGGGACGCGGTGCTCGTGGACGGAGCGCTCGCCGAGGAGCTGACGCGGACAGGGGACGCGCCCGCCTCCGAGACGGAAGCGGCGGAGGCCGCCGAGGCCGCGGAGAAGGAGGGCTCGGAGCCGCCCTCCTACCGCTTTGCCCTGCAGCCGATGTGGCAGCGGCCCGTGCGAGGCCTCGGCGTCGTCGAGCCCTGGCTGCTGGCCCGGCGCGGCTGA